The Arctopsyche grandis isolate Sample6627 chromosome 7, ASM5162203v2, whole genome shotgun sequence genome includes a window with the following:
- the Impbeta11 gene encoding importin beta11 isoform X3, translating into MDPNNVYAVVLDTLHRASNQDVEILKPAASKLSEWETERGFYPVLLSIFSNHSIDSNVRWLAAVTFKNGVDRYWRKNAPNGITEDEKRKLRQDLLSPSLLIEPVSQIASQLAVLVAKIARYDCPTEWPDLVPGLLNAMKTSTPLEQHRALLMFHHIVKALSTKRLLSDKRIFQELTTTVFSYILSIWDKYTQIFLQQIHEGADTITITENLEKALYSLKILKRLIINGFKKPHESHDALAFLNMIFDRAKSSLECRKLLKGRGIYLLELCEKYIIHLTKVALGTLEIYPLSYVSLVAPSLEFTAYYCFTEQGMHLAFERFTVQCLNLLKAILLCSEYKIDKMSDQSKDPAVRARDIKQGILTDQTVCHMCRTLVTHFLLLTSDDLALWDADAESFATDATWGTWKCNLRPCSESVFLTLFHEFTDIVINELISLLKMIRQEPVNPNNLPMILRKDAIYNAVGLVATDLFDEVDFDEWFSTQLIAELKIKDGNYRIIRRRTAWLIGTWSRVKVSLELRPILYQSLLELLSDTEDVAVRLAACDALSMTIDDFNFSADQFAPFVQSVFVLLFALLKEADECDTKMHILTVLSLIAERNGEAVSHHTSELLSYLPLLWDHADQHNMLRCAIVSTLVQLVKALGYWSTPEMQPLVLGVLDEATNPKRPAHVYLLEDGLELWKAVLEATPIPIICADQLLHLAGNLPSLLEETTEYLRLGIDITNAYLLLMPVEFLLGPGDEFFKKLDDMLSDMQMEGVVEIFKLAEICLKVQMPEPNELLGIKVIWPMFRKIILGFENGHPNPSLISLRLSLISRLLLRSMPLFLEAIKETSVSCNCDPNEILMGLLDESCDRISLVVQPERRKIIGLGLSVLLTSQIPCVLGRFPAIMQNITEILNDIMKSEDNGAYVDGLIQDTVVPSSPSDSWNRFCPDTVESQHDIRARQLTMMDVIHNVDIRTFLTNQIVQLRNQAGQEAFDKLVKSIHPTSLEQLREYVQI; encoded by the exons ATGGATCCTAATAACGTCTACGCTGTTGTGCTCGATACGTTACACAGAGCCAGCAACCAAGACGTTGAAATATTAAAACCGGCTGCTAGTAAGTTATCAGAATGGGAAACGGAACGCGGCTTCTATCCAGTGCTGCTC AGCATATTTTCGAATCATAGTATCGATTCGAACGTTCGATGGCTGGCCGCTGTCACTTTCAAAAACGGCGTTGATCGCTACTGGAGAAAAAATGCTCCAAACGGTATAACCGAAGACGAGAAGCGGAAGCTAAGGCAAGACTTGTTGTCTCCTTCGTTGTTGATCGAACCTGTAAGTCAAATCGCATCTCAGTTGGCTGTGTTGGTCGCTAAAATTgctag GTATGATTGTCCAACTGAGTGGCCGGATCTTGTACCGGGTCTGTTGAATGCAATGAAGACGTCTACCCCTTTGGAACAACATCGAGCTCTGCTCATGTTTCATCATATCGTTAAGGCTCTCTCGACCAAAAGACTTCTCTCTGATAAGAGAATATTCCAG gaactTACAACGACTGTATTCTcatatattttatctatatgGGATAAATACACACAAATATTTCTGCAGCAAATACACGAAGGCGCAGACACGATTACCATCACGGAAAATCTTGAAAAAGCTCTGTActcgttgaaaattttaaaaaggttGATCATAAACGGCTTTAAAAAACCTCACGAAAGTCACGATGCTTTAgcgtttttaaatatgattttcgaTAGAGCTAAAAGTAGTTTAGAATGTA GAAAACTGCTGAAAGGACGAGGCATATATCTGTTAGAATTgtgcgaaaaatatataattcatttaACCAAAGTTGCTTTAGGAACGCTTGAAATATATCCTCTGTCATATGTATCTCTCGTGGCTCCGTCGCTAGAGTTTACGGCGTACTATTGTTTTACCGAACAAGGTATGCATTTAGCTTTTGAAAGATTTACCGTACAGTGCCTGAATTTGTTGAAAGCCATATTATTATGTTCGGAATATAAAATAGATAAGATGTCGGATCAATCCAAAGACCCAG CTGTACGAGCTCGTGATATTAAGCAAGGCATATTGACTGACCAGACGGTTTGTCACATGTGTCGAACACTCGTAACCCACTTTCTTCTATTGACGTCTGATGATTTGGCGCTTTGGGACGCTGACGCCGAGAGCTTCGCCACGGACGCCACGTGGGGCACGTGGAAGTGCAATTTGAGA CCTTGCAGCGAATCTGTATTTCTGACGCTTTTCCACGAGTTTACTGATATAGTAATTAATGaattgatttcgctgttgaaaATGATTAGGCAAGAACCGGTGAATCCGAATAATTTACCCATGATACTTCGCAAAGATGCAATCTATAATGCAGTTGGATTGGTGGCAACTGATTTGTTCGATGag gTGGATTTCGACGAATGGTTTTCAACGCAGCTAATAGCCGAGTTGAAGATAAAGGATGGAAACTATAGAATAATTAGACGTAGGACTGCTTGGTTAATag GAACATGGTCACGAGTTAAAGTATCATTGGAGCTGCGACCGATCTTATACCAATCTTTACTAGAACTCTTATCCGACACCGAAGACGTCGCCGTAAGATTAGCCGCTTGTGATGCTTTGAGCATGACCATAGACGATTTTAATTTCAGCGCTGATCAATTTGCGCCTTTTGTGCAATCTGTGTTTGTGTTGCTTTTTGCATTGCTTAAAGAAGCAGACGAGTGCGATACTAAG ATGCACATATTGACTGTGCTTTCCCTCATCGCTGAACGTAACGGCGAGGCTGTCTCTCACCACACTAGCGAACTGCTGTCATATCTTCCGTTGCTGTGGGATCATGCTGATCAGCATAACATGTTGAGGTGTGCCATCGTGTCTACTTTGGTCCAACTCGTGAAAGCTTTGGGCTATTGGTCCACACCGGAAATGCAGCCGTTGGTTTTGGGTGTGCTGGACGAAGCCACCAATCCGAAGCGGCCGGCTCATGTTTACCTCTTGGAAGACGGATTGGAGCTGTGGAAAGCCGTGCTCGAAGCTACTCCCATTCCAATTATATGCGCTGATCAATTGTTGCATCTCGCTGGAAATTTACCGTCTCTTTTAG AAGAAACGACAGAATACCTTCGACTCGGAATTGATATAACAAATGCTTATTTGTTGTTAATGCCCGTCGAATTTTTACTCGGACCGGGGGATGAATTTTTCAAGAAGTTAGACGACATGCTAAGCGACATGCAAATGGAGGGGGTAGTAGAAATTTTCAAACTTGCTGAAATATGCTTAAAAGTACAAATGCCGGAGCCGAATGAATTATTAGGAATCAAAGTAATCTGGCCGATGTTTCGCAAGATTATTCT tgGGTTTGAAAACGGCCACCCGAATCCTAGTTTAATATCGTTGCGGTTAAGTTTAATATCTCGGTTGCTGCTGAGATCCATGCCATTGTTTTTGGAGGCCATTAAAGAAACCAGCGTCAGTTGCAACTGTGATCCGAACGAAATATTGATGGGATTATTAGACGAGTCGTGTGATAGGATAAGTTTGGTCGTACAACCGGAGAGACGTAAAATAATAG GATTGGGATTGAGCGTTTTGTTGACGAGTCAAATTCCATGTGTTTTGGGCAGATTTCCTGCCATTATGCAGAATATTACCGAAATTCTCAACGATATTATGAAGTCTGAAGATAACGGAGCATACGTAGA CGGATTGATACAAGACACCGTAGTTCCCTCGTCTCCGTCCGATTCGTGGAATCGGTTTTGTCCAGATACTGTAGAATCTCAACATGACATACGAGCTAGACAATTGACAATGATGGATGTGATACATAACGTTGACATTAGAACGTTTTTGACAAATCAg ATCGTCCAATTGCGAAATCAAGCCGGACAGGAAGCATTCGATAAATTGGTGAAGAGTATTCATCCGACTTCACTGGAACAACTCCGTGAATATGTACAgatataa